AGTCTGCAGGTCAGCCAGCTTGAACCTCAGCATCTAAAACAGCAAAAGAGTCACTTGAGTATAGAGATGCAGCCAATTCTCTGTTTCCATGACAATTAAAACCACATCCTCTTCTCCATCCTTAGATCCTGAATTACTGCGGCAAGGGGAAGGTTCGTGTTTTTTTGGTGACAAAGAACGAGCCTTACCGGCCGCATCCGCACGACCTGGTGGGGAAAGACTGTAAAGACGGATTCTATGAGGCGGAGTTTGGCCCGGACCGCAGAGTGATCGCGTGAGTACACCTCCCACAGTCACCTCTGTCCAACAACGTACTGTAATATCACTCACTGACTTTAAACTCATTATCGCCTCGGTCTCGGTTTTAATCAGCGTATCGCgtcattgaaataaataaacacacgcTAACCCCTtgacacacgtacacacacacacacactcacaccacaaACATAATCAATGTGCTCTCTATTAACAGTATTTCGTGTTTCACTTGGCGGTTTCGAAAGGAGTGTAAATTGGTGACCTCTCAGATACAGAGGaagaaactcacacacacacacgcccactcacactcacactcacacacacacacacacacacacacacacacacacacacacacactcacacaaagcaTATTTGTCAAACCATGTCTCTGATGAGACTGGCAATATGGGAATTCCCCAAATGACATCACCcatattttctgtgtgttagagagagaaacagaggttgtgtgtgtgtaaaatgtgtatatgtgtatgtgtgtgtgcctgagcatgtgtgtgtgtgtgtgtgagagtgtgaatgagtcagtatttttttgttttttttgtgtgtgtgtgtgcgtgtataatTTGCAATTCCCTCATGGACCTCGAAGTAGTAAAGCAGTAAAATTGAAATACAACTAACAAAACCAGATGGGTGAGAATGGGTTGCACCATAACTTTCACATGTGTCTCAGTATGTAGCGTGTGACACTGTGTGATATGACTTGTCACTGCTGCAGCGGTGTCACTTACTCATGTCATGTTTGTGTTATTATTCCCAACAGATTCCAGAATCTGGGGATCCAGTGcgtgaggaggagggaggtgaagGATGCGATCCTACAGAGAGTGGGCAGAAAAATCAATCCCTTCAACGGTGAGTACTCCAAACTCCCATATTAATAAATGTACCATACTAACACACCACCAATGATCAGGACTGTATGTGCAGTGTGTGGCAACCAATCTAATAGCTGTACAGATATTTCAATTGGGAGGGAAGTGATGCACCAACTTAGTAGTGACAGTGCCATCTCTATAGTTAGACTTGCTTATATAGTACCATATAACACCAGCTTTAACTTTGGGGGAAAAAGGGAAATAATAAAATCTTAGTCCTAAAAATGAAGTTATATTTATTAACAATAAAGTTGCTCAGGGCTTTTACTGGCATAGTTGTGCCAATTTGCTAACCTTATGACTTTCTTTTTACTTATTAAAttagcttattattattattattattaaataataattgaataacagcacaaatataacaaaaatgttaaattggcAAAggtacatttctttatttagtcAGAAATGTAACAGAACTTACTGGCCTGTGTaacattagtgtgtgtgagggtcCCACAGTTTGGTCAGAGCAGCAAACCAATAACAAAACAGGgtcaaatatgaataaatattaagCCTATAAAGCATGGATGCATATTGAagtaaaatatctgaaaaagtGCATTCTCTTGTTATTGGTAGAGTTGTTGTTACTGTTGCTGTTGGTTATAGTCAGTGTGTTGGTGATGCTTTTCCTGCTGTTACAGTTAAAAACGTTCAAAACAATTCAGAAGAATTGCTTTCAAACTTTAGTTGACCCAGTTCTCAGGCAGTTGAGAAGATTTTCCTAACATGAAGTCAAAAATCCGCTCTCTTGTCACCGCACTATCTACAGTATTGCCATTTCCTCTAAGCGCTTTCATTCTGCGGTCCCTCCTGTGCAGACAGACAGCGGTTCTCGTGTACAAACAGGCGTTGAGCTACTTCCCCATTCTTGGTCACAGTTGCTCAATTCAGCACAGTGCAGGATGCCACGTGAGAGCTGGGAATGCAGGATTCATTAAAAAGGGGGAGGGTGAACCAAGGGGGGTTCCCCAGCTCTCAGAGAGATGATGATAAAAGTAGGGTTTGGCACTTTACATGTCTGTAAAAGCAGAGAAGGAATGGAAGTTTTATTACCAGGTTTGATCCATACATATGTAGTTATAGATATGAAACACTATATTGCATAGTTTTACATTTGCACTAGGCAAATTTGCATGTTAGCAGGTCTGAATGTCGATGAATGGTGACTGAAACTGTTTGAATTAATTTTATTAACAAAAGAGTCTCCTGTAAATCACACAGATTTGACATATTTATAATTccactcatttattttaatccaTCACCTACTATAATTGCAAAAGTGTTCATTCCACTTTAAAGGGCCAGTGCGGCTATTTTGCATCATTCATTCTTAGACAGATTTTGAAAAAGAACAGTCAAAGAGGGAGCAGCAGAGGCCAGCATATCCAGATTTTTAGTCCCCAATGTAGTTCAAGCTCCAAAAACGCTGGATCctacattacccataatgcaTGTCCAATTGCATCATTCGTAGATCCTCCAAACCTACATCTCAAGCCCAAACCGAGATAACCcccgatgacatcatcagagttATTGTCTCACCTTTTAAAATCCCCTTTAAAACCACAAAGGGCATTATGCAACAGTTTTTGCAGGTTGAGTAGAACAGGTAAACTAATCTTCATGTATAGAATCAggtggagtgcccctttaattTCAGTTGAGCCAAAAAAGTACAGAGTCTAAAAGTctcaaaagaaacataaaaaagctCCTTTGCAACGTTAACCCGTAGGTCTAGCTGACATTTTTAGTCTCTTGCTCTGACTTCTGGCCTTTACCATAAGATAACCACATCTCTATTCTTTATCCGCTCGCTATAATAGATTTACGGAACTAATTTGAGTTTCGACAAGTTGCAGTTAAAGAAGCGTTACCCTGCTTTACTTTTGTATTAGAGCATGCAAAAACTTTGCTCTGCAGGATCGCTGTAGTCTTCGATATTTACTATCTTCCAAAGTCAGAAGCTAGAAAAAATGAATGACCCTTTGGCGCTGCTTCATTTTTGGGGACTAACAGCAAATGTTAGATTTCTTGCATATAAAGAGCACAAAATGCACATTTACCTACTTGGATGTGTTTGTAGCAACATTTACCGCCACTCCTTAATGGAGCGGTTGTGTTTATAAGTTACAAGTACAAGTGGAATTTATAAGATGAATCAAAAGTGTGAGTAATAGGTCAGACTTCCTAATTTTGAGTGCTTATCCTCGTGTTCTCAGGCGTGTTCTCTagctttttatttataaagggAGCACAGGCCAGTCTGAGGTGAGCAGATAACAAGAGCGGTGACCTCCGACATAGATGAGATCATAAAAGAAATCtttgttaatgttattttcCGAGAAGAGTCATTTCTGGTAATCGAACTTCGCCGTCGTCATCCAGCATGACTGGAAAGGGGCCACTGAGTTTAAAGCTAGATAAAGACAAcctatattttcttttttggtctGATTGATTCAAACTGAGCGAATAAGCTTTAATTTCTAGATTAACTAACATTGCAAACAAGCCGAAGAAAGTCTTCACAATTGGTATAAAACAGCTGTAGTGCAAAGTGTAAGGTATAAAGTTGCTGGTCAGGTTTGCAGGTAGACATGCTTCACCACAGCAGGCACCCATCAAATGTTTTATCACCACACACTGTGTGAttgaaagctttttttccacATAGCTTCAAACCTTCCCCTCTCTTTAGCTCACTTCTGCTGTGAAACTCAGCTGCTTCCTGTGTTGGGGGGAGATAAgtacccccccacacacacacacacccgcccCCCCTCTGCTCTCCTTCCACCATAACCCTCCACACACCCCCAACAACACATGCACCACCTTTACACAAACACCTCGTTCTCTTCAAGCTACCGAGCCGCATCGGTGCACTCGCAGGTTTGAATTGAATCTGAGGTCTAATGAGATTACACACTGGATGAGATCACTGGCTATTAGTAGATAGCTAAACGTAGAGTCTGATCTCACCTGTGCCAGCGATGACACACGACCGCCTACAATGTCCCCAAAGCGTGACGTATTATTAAAGCTCTTTTATTATTCCTACCAGATTTTACCACCTTGCAAATGTTTGTTCATATCAGGAGAGGAACAAACAGTTGGTAGCAGTTTCATaacctatatatatattagagtAAGAGAGTGATGCTACTTTATGGGCTTAAATAAGGATCAAAAAGATTTTTTGCTTCCGGATTGAAAAAAGAAGCAGCCTGTGGCTGTAGTAAACCTGTGAAAAGAGCTCCTTTGTAAACCTGTGAAAGCACTTATAGACTTGCATGAGAAATACAAGTCAGTGACGGTGTAGAGAGGATGTGTAGTTTTGAGTACAGTGCTGAACGCTCCTCACACTGTTACACAGCTAGACACACTTTAAAGAGTTCACACACTTTCTCCTCAGTCATTTCACAGGTTAATAAAAGCTGATAGACATTCCATTTCTCAGCTTCCACAAGCTCCAAATGTTATTAACCCTCATTTGAACCCATAcatatgtattatttttattcagatGTTGCTGGCCACCACCTTAAAGTCAGAGCTGCATGGGTGCTAGTTGAACAGTGCTGTTGAGGAATATTATCATGATGTACTATTGCACTTTCATTTACACCACTACTGTTTTGCAAGTACAACCAAGAGAGAGTACCATTATTACTGAGTATTAAGTTAGTAATAGTCCAGAAGTCTTTCTGAGCAAGCAGTCCAAAGCTGCTTCAAAAATGTAGGTGTATAATAATGCTATCAAAAATTGTGTCACGTCACTATATGAGATAATGATGGAGTGGTATTTGTAGAGGTAGCAAGTTCCATAAAAACTGTTCCGTAGAACTAAATGCTCTCATTTGCAAAGCGGATATCACTATTTGTTGTTCTTCTGTTTGTTGGAGGTAGTTTTTCCAGTGACCTTTTAGTATTTGTATCAGCTACCATTGCCAGAACACTTCTACATCAATTCCCTATATGCTGTCAAAGTAGTCCTACAGATTTCCAAATTCTACACGTATGAGTTTTACAGTGTAGTAAATGTCTATATGTATTATGTAACTATAATGATTCAGGAGTCGCTCTGTCAGCTTCagtaaaacatgcaaatatcaGATTGCATGTCAACTTGGTTAAATTGTGAGTCATGCAGTGGAGACGCTGTTTGTGGTGAGGTATGGCACCTGCCtccccttcctttctcactctcACATTCTGCTCCGACACTCACACcaaccacccccacccccaccccccttccccAGTCGCCCACTCCCGACCACCCGGAGCTATCACTGTccccatttaccatttaccaccGTAGTCAATGGTCTCTTCCGATGCAGCTGGAGCCAAAGCTGTCCGATGACTCCGacggcccacacacacacacacacacatacattcctTCACCATCGCTACCTTCTTTCTTACCTACCAACCTACTTTCCTGCACCTGTCCGGCATCTGTGTCGCTTAATAACATACTCCACAAACACTCACGCACACATGTAGACCAACTTAGTATGTTCCATGGGTGTTCTGCTACGAGAGTTCCGCTTTCATACACGAGCAagccttcatttcttcctccttcagtTTCTCCACTGTGTTTGTCTCAGCACCACCTACAGCAGATAAACCTGATGACCAAACAGAAATCTGAAATAGAAAAGAGttgcatgcagcagcagcagtagcagcatgATTTTACTGTTATAGAGACCATAAGACCCCTCCAGAACTTTAGGTTTAACCCTCTCAGCATCATTGTTGTTCAAGACATTCAAACTCCTCCACTTAATGAGCATTTCTGCATATTGTAAGACATAGTTTCAGCCATACATACTTCAGGGCAAATGACACTATATTAAATAATTCACATGTTGTTAGAAAGCAAGCGCCTGCTATGGTTTGATATAATAATTTGATTTATGTATGAGATTGTTTGGCAgctgttcaaaaaaaaaacgGGCACTTCCTCATAAGAATGAAGTGCTGATTTTGTGATGAATGGTGTTTATCTCGGTCAATCGCTGAATTCAGAAGTGTGATGTAAAGCTATGTTATTCTTATCTGAGAACGACAAGCCATTTCTTTGAAACATAAAAGGAACTCATTTACTTATTCGGTAAATGCTGCATACACCAGTAATGACATATCGTGAATTTACATATTCTTACTCTTACATACTTTACACGCAGTACTTCTTTAAATGATTTAGATTGCACTATTAAGAAGTCTCTTTTAAAGCTCTCAAGTACTTAAATTTACAGAAGTAGTTCACAAATGTGGTGAATTTGCTTTGTGGTTGAGACTTAAAGGGTTATTGTATATCTTCAGGAAGTCACTGCTCCTGGTCAGCAAAGAATTCAGCATATTACTCATCATAAAAACTGCAACTTGGCATTTTTACACTTCAGTTTTGTACTTCTATAACCAATGAGATATGGCAAATCAACTGTTGGCGCCAGGCTAGCTCTTTGAGTACTTTTATCTAAGTTAGAGCTAGGCGGACATGTTTTGACTAAATTTGATCTAATATGAGGGCTTGTAAACACAATTTTGATCACTTCTGACTAAGCAGAAACACTAATGACTTGTGACTTCACTTGAATTGGAATCTTTAGAGAAAGAATGACTGGTGCCAAAAGCACAAGCAGAGACAAAGCAAGGGGAAAATGTTTGTACTGAACATGTCAATCAACACAATCAGTAAAGAGTCAGAGTTTCCCAATATCTCATGTGTGACTgcattgtgttttgttgtatgTTTAAGTGTTTGTGTTATAAATATGCACATATTATCACCATGGAGTATGTTTGAAACAGtaaaagatacattttaatattgtgctattggttagggttagggttggttcACATATTGAAACAGAATTACATTTAGGAGAAAGCCATTATGCAACTATGTTTAAAACCTGTCATTTAACTAGTTAACCTGTCCCACCACTTTCATACACGTCAGGAGGCACCATGGTCACTCATGTCGGGAGTCTCAACTATTACCTCTATGTTGTGCagactctcatacacacacacacacttctttccACCCCGAGGTGACGTCGCTTTTAGCGTCACCGTGGCGACAAATTGTAGGTGGGGATGGCCTCGACGTGAGAGCAAAAAGATAGAAttgagagatggaggaagagaaagtAGGCAGATGTGAAAGcctggtgtgtctgtgtgtgtgtgtgtgtgcgtgtgtgtgtcgggTGTGGGCGTCTCTCAGTTAAAGCTCTCCCTgcaaggtgtgtgtttgtgtgtgttgcccCTGGGGGCGGTATGTGTGACGCTtgaaagtgtatgtgtgtgtgtgtatgtatgtgagtgtgtgcagaTGAGAATGTAGGCTGAGGACGCTTGTAGAAGCTTATCTGTGACGTGTTTATGTTGATCCAAAGTTGAGGTTTTGGGGCCAGCGTACAGGTTTTACTGACTCGGCCATGACATGAGAACATTAGTCAGTCATCTGTGTCTTTTTAACCACATGTGGTTTATTATATGAATTCTGTCATGATCTATTATCATTAGTTATATTCATTGCATACTTATATTGTTCCTAAACCCAATTAACCCAGAAAATTCCATTGGAGCGTAAGAGATAATAAAGGGACAGTTCATACATTTCTGAGATATCCATCTTTAAAACATCTGCATCTCATTTGTTTAAGGTGGTCAAAATAAGTTGTATTGCCAGAAACAGTATTCTGGTTACTGAAGATAATTCACAGACTTTGCATTTACCTTATTTAATAGGGATTATCATTTCAGTTAAAAGTAGTTAGATTTAAAATCCTTTCCTGCAGGGTCTGTGGATTATTCACAATAACGAGAGAATAATAATGTGGAAAGTAACCAACTTTATTTAAGTGCTGTTGATGAGTACAAACTTCAGGTCCGTGTATTAGTACATGTATTGCATATTTGTACATCTACTACACTAAAtcaggaaatgtattttttattccactgtaaacatctaaatataaaatacaatatgatgCATTTTTGTAGATTCACTGTTTactatatatatagatatttataCATTAAAACTGAGGCCATTATAGTTTTAACATTACAAGAACTTTTACTTCTTTAGTTAAATTTTGATGATGATACTTATTTTTAAGTACTGAACTGTAAACAACTTTGGTTTTTACATGTGTAACTGCGCTCTCATCTGGCTTTTATAATGACACctgtctctatatgtgtgtatgtgtgacctCAGTGCCACAAGAGCAGCTGCTGCAGACAGAAGAATACGACTTGAACGTGGTCCGCCTGTGTATTCAGGTCTCCCTTCAAGACGACTCAGGCCACTACACCCGAGCGCTCAACCCTATTGTCACCAACCCCATCTACGACAACAGTGAGTGGCTGAAATCTGTCCGCAACAAACTGTGCTCATAATGATCTCACATTAGGCAATTACTAGTGATGAGAACATCATGTAATTGCCATATAATTGCCCTTACTGGAATACAGGCTGTCTCAGGTTAGGTGTGTCCACCTTAAAGTTCAATTGATGTTGGAGCTGATGATAATGTTTcattaattaaagctgcaaataGCTGGTCTTTTATGATTATGTACATTTGCTCGACACTTTAATTGGACCAATTACCATGCATGTTTCCCAGAATTACTGTTAAGACATTTAGTTAAAATTAAAAGAGAAGCAGCATTAAGACTATAACAAAACACTGTAACTTGCCATTGAACCCCATGATATTGCTACtagaaataatagtaataaaacatGCAATAGTGCAAGTGACGCACATGACTGTGATCACACACCTGCAGTGTACAGTGTGTTCCTGTAGAGCTGCAGAGTCTATGAACACCTGTGTTTTTTGTAAGACCAGTGCGTGTGTCCAGTCAATATTCTCTCAACATTGTTTCAAGTGTTGCACTCACACACTGTGAACTAGTTTAGTGTTCCTCACACAACATCTAGAAAGGGGAAGTTAACGCTCAAACAACACGGTTACCATGGAGTACTTCCTCTTCTGAGAGCAGGCATGTGACATGTGACTCAACCTGGTGAGGCCGATATTAAAACCAACTCCACCCAGCCACTTCAGCCATTTGTCATCATAACACATTAACAAAGTAGATAAAGTAAAGGCAGATTCTGACATTTCCTACattggaaaaaaatgaagtCTCACTTTATTTTGAGTATAATTTGACTTTGTTGTTGAGGTTTGTTGCGTGTTTGTAATATGTGTTTCTGCATCATCAGGGGCCCCAAACACAGCAGAACTGAGGATCTGTCGGGTCAACAGGAACAGTGGTTGTGTAAAGGGAGGGGATGAGATCTTCTTGCTGTGTGACAAAGTGCAGAAAGGTACATGATCTCTTGAATGCATTTGGAATTAATTGATAAGCATTTTATGctctctttaaaatgtaatcaggTTTTTCTTATCTattctgtttctattttatCTCTATTCTTCTTCATTCAATCCATTTATCCAATCATTTTCTCAGCTATAGTGCTTCATTTCTTTGCATGTTCATTCATTATCCCATTCCTGTCATCCCATCGTCCCTCTTTCCTCCAGATGACATTGAGGTCAGATTCTTCTCCAACGATGGCTGGGAGGCCAAAGGCTCCTTCTCCCAAGCTGATGTTCATCGCCAAGTGGCCATTGTCTTCAAGACTCCTCCCTTCTATAACACCTCAATAACAGACTCTTTTACTGTGCACATGCAATTGCGCCGACCATCTGATCAGGAAGTCAGTGAACCACTGGATTTCAGATATCTGCCCGACGATAAAGGTAAGCGGTGATCATCATCTTCAGTTTGTGACTGGAGAACTTGGGCTTCTCTTTGTCTGATAGTATCCAGGAAGAAAGGCCAGTTTCTCAGTTAGTTTCAGGCTGATCGGTGGAAAGTTTAGCAATGGTAGTACAACTGGGTAGATCTTATACCACATGTCCTTCATACTGATTACAATATGCGGTATATGTGATCATTTTTGTGTTTCCTTTAGATCCTTATGGCAATAATGAGAAAAAGCGAAGAAGATCAAACTTGATGAAGATGTCAGGTAAGAGTTATGATACTGAATATAGTAAAGTGCTATTCACCTTATGTATGCGCACATCCTTAGTTACGTCAATACCCATTTATGTATTATAACAAGGATTTATTTGCTTTCTACGCCTATAGCTAGCCATTTTGCTGGTTTGCCAATGAACAGGCCAAAGGCGGTGGCACACAGTACCATGAATCACATGCAGAAAGGTAATTGGTTTATACTGGATTTCCTACGATTATCAAATAATGAGATATTAAGACAAATACAACATTTCATCCAAATTAGGATAATCCTGTCCTGCTATCACACTCAAAGCCATTATATTTTTTCCAGACCTCAGCAATATGTACCTAAGGCAACAACCTTTGATGCAACAACAACCTCCTGTATTCAGCCAATCCTACCAACCAAACCCCCAAGGTGTAATGATGGCATCACAGGCTCCTAGTGTGTCAGTCAACCATACATGGGCAAATTCCAACCCAGGACTCTCAATGGATACGGTCACCATCAACCCTTCTGGTGCCGTGAGCAATTTGCAACGTCTTAATAGCAGTAGGCAACAGCAGCCAACATCAGGTTCTGGTTACAACCCCTGTGAGGGTAACGTCCTCCCTCAGCTCTCCATGAGGGACTTGCAGTGCTTGGACACAGTCCCCCAGGGCCAGTCAGAGTCTCAGCACCATTTCCACATGCAGCAGCAAAGAGAAGAGCTCATCTCTGACACCCGAGTCCAGAACCACCTAGGAAGTCAGAACCAGGGTCTCCAAACTATGTGGTCCAATTACGGCACCTCCAATCCAGTTCAGAACACCTTCAATGggtctggaggaggaggaggaggaggaggaggaggaggaggaggatcacAGGGACTGggctcctcctttccctttctaGAGGGAATGGAGGGGCATGAAATTCTAAAGAACCTGGTGGGAGGTATTCCTCAGACTGGCTTCCAGCTGAAGCAAGAGCCCCAGATCACAGTGGGGCAGGAGTCTCACGCTTCCCTCATGCAGTCCCCGAGAGAAAGCCAAGGAAACACGTACATCAACTTGCTTCCTCGTACTATGAGCAACGGCATCAACATGGATGGTAGTGGAAACAACCAGTCTCTTAAAAATCTTCAGAATCCATACTCACACAATGGCATGGGCCCCGATGGCCACTATGCAACTTTGACGGACTGGCTCAAAGCAGATCGACACAGTGAATACAAGGAATGACATTGTTGGCATCAAGAAATAAACAGAAGCAGTGCCAAGGATTACATTGGTCTTGTTAAGGCAATACATTTTAGCCCACTTGTTAAGGCTTTGTGGACATTTGCTTGGTTTAGTAAATTCCTGCCAAAGTTACTTGCAGCCAATTGGACCCACAAGCAGAGAACCATCTAGTTTCTAGGTGGTAAAACTGATTACTCCCTCTTTTGTAAAGGTATCACCAAGAATACTTCCTACCTTTGATTGGGCAAAGTTGGCACTTGGTaggctgtgtttttattgatctTTGCTACCAATTATTAATCTGGAAAGACACCTTTCTCCAAGAAA
This portion of the Scomber japonicus isolate fScoJap1 chromosome 14, fScoJap1.pri, whole genome shotgun sequence genome encodes:
- the rel gene encoding proto-oncogene c-Rel; the protein is MDVLMPSMLGDDPHLMAEPNIQIFEQPKQRGMRFRYKCEGRSAGSIPGEKSSDNNRTYPSLQILNYCGKGKVRVFLVTKNEPYRPHPHDLVGKDCKDGFYEAEFGPDRRVIAFQNLGIQCVRRREVKDAILQRVGRKINPFNVPQEQLLQTEEYDLNVVRLCIQVSLQDDSGHYTRALNPIVTNPIYDNRAPNTAELRICRVNRNSGCVKGGDEIFLLCDKVQKDDIEVRFFSNDGWEAKGSFSQADVHRQVAIVFKTPPFYNTSITDSFTVHMQLRRPSDQEVSEPLDFRYLPDDKDPYGNNEKKRRRSNLMKMSASHFAGLPMNRPKAVAHSTMNHMQKDLSNMYLRQQPLMQQQPPVFSQSYQPNPQGVMMASQAPSVSVNHTWANSNPGLSMDTVTINPSGAVSNLQRLNSSRQQQPTSGSGYNPCEGNVLPQLSMRDLQCLDTVPQGQSESQHHFHMQQQREELISDTRVQNHLGSQNQGLQTMWSNYGTSNPVQNTFNGSGGGGGGGGGGGGGSQGLGSSFPFLEGMEGHEILKNLVGGIPQTGFQLKQEPQITVGQESHASLMQSPRESQGNTYINLLPRTMSNGINMDGSGNNQSLKNLQNPYSHNGMGPDGHYATLTDWLKADRHSEYKE